The region GCATTTCACTGATTAATGGATTATAATGAATGTGGACACCATGTAATCTTTTGTGAACCAGGACTGTAATGTTTTTCCTGTCTATTATGCTTAGACTGTCAAAAATTGTCATCTTAATTGCATGAATGATGTGTTTTCCCAGATCTTCCATTTCAACAATGTAtgttttacatatatgtatgcTTACATGTGTGAAATTATATAGAGTACACAATTCTAGAGTACACAACAGTTAGGGGAtccaattatatatataattgttgTGTACTCCAGAGATTTTAGATGTCAGGCTGTTCAACATGCTTGTAGAAGAGTGCTGCTTGGCCAGTTCCAAACACAGCACTGCAGGGGCCTGGCGAACCGGAGGTGCCCCTGTGAGCAATGAGGGGGAGAAATCCCCCAGCCATCTAACCCACCCAAGGTAAATCAAGCCAATTTGTCTTTCCTGGACTGCCATGACACAGAGAGTTAGTAAGGCACAGTGGGGATCCAAGCTAGGGACCCAGCCATAGCACTTGGCAATTTACCCACCCACCACTGGGGGCAAGTTCTTATTAAAACAGCATTCCTATATTGGGACATTTAGAAAACAGTCTATTCTGTCCCTCAGAATCTTATTAAGGCATAATGAAGAGGGATAACATGGCGATAGCACAGCAGTCACTGTCAGTTGTATGACAAAGTGCCATCTAACATCCAAGATCCAAATGCCAAGACACAGTATATGAGGaacaaattatttcattatgcaGTGCTGGTCAAAACTTGCCTTAAAATGTAGTCATTGGCTATTGAACTCATACATCTGTGCACTTTAACAAGGGCATCTATGCACTGCAGTAGCGTGCGCACAGTGATATGGTGTCCATTTTGTATTGTGCCTCTGTCATGCAAACAGGAAGCTATCGTTTTAATGGCATGTTTTCCTCTCTAAGAAACACCGTCAGGGCTCATCAGTGTTACTCTGTGCTGTGGTTGTCATCTGACTGCAATTCcacctgcagtgatttaataaTAGTATTGATTCTGAGTGATTTAGTCTGAATACACACTGCGTAATGATGAGGCTGAGAAGCAGGCAAACCACTTTGAAGGCATTTGTTCAGGCAAGAAGCCTCAGAGCACACAAGGGAGAGAAAATCTATTGAGAATATCAAATTAAAGACATAGGGGGAAATAAGGGCGAATTTTTGGTGAACGGCACAGGAAATGCATTGTCCCTTCTGTGAGTGCATTTGCATATCCCCTAAGCAAAACCCAAATTCCACAGGAAGCCATGAATAACAGGATTATCTAAAGGTAAAATGGTAAATTCTATCAGCCAAGTTCTTCAGCAAAGTTCTTTGTTATGTGTTGCAATTGAGGGCATGGAAAGGCCATGTTCTTTCCTATATTATGAAAAATTGCCTTCCCTAGTCCCACTATTCACAGAAAATGGACATTATCAGGAATGACAACAGCATGGTTTGGCTGTTGGGCTAGATAACAGGTGGTTGCTCAGAGATTTGTGAGGTCAGGTCATTTTGCACTCTTTTTAATGGACGTAGACCCAGGGGGTATGACCTTAGCTTAGAAAAACCAAACCCTACATAAAAGCTCAAAAAAGGCATAACCTAGACTGCTGTAATGAGACGAGATGCCATGAAAAAGGATTGCGATGTTGCATCACAGCTTCAGATATGTATGTATCTGCAGTCTACATCTCTTTGTATAGCTTGTGTGTTCATGGTTTCCTTGTGGATACTGTTGCTTCCCAAATAATTCATATACATTCCAGAAGAATCGGCATGAAATTGAACTTTATGGAATTCTATAATTAGCACACTAAGGATTCAGATTCAGCCGCAAGCTACTATTTCTAAAGAGGCTGTGCGACACTGTTCCATCTGAGAGGGGAAGGTCTCTGCAGTTTTGGTAGGTAACAaacagaaagtggaaaaatcaaTTGCTGAAACAaaacctgctgctcctctgcttgataaaatgtctgctaaattgcttacaaaaattaaaacaaatgctaCAGAAGGGATTACAGCCAGAACTATAGTAGAAAATATGATCCCATTATGCCTCTTCCCACAACCCACTACAGGCTCCCTGAGAACTTTATGACAGACGTTAAGGTTCTGAATTGTAACCTTATAAGCCCCTAAAGGGTTTAGCCCCTACTTATTTATCTGAACTCATTAGCATGTACAAACTAGACGGCATTCACCCATCATTGAATTCTGGCTCTTTTATAATTCTAcgattaaataaatcaaatgtagGTGGTAAAGCCTTCAGTCCTATGCTCCCATACAATGTGAAATATACTAGACAATGTTAGGTCTGCTGCTTTTGCGTCATCATTCAAAATATTCACGTGTAGACTTTAGGCCCATATCTTAACTAAAGTATAGTCAGATTTTAACTTTTGGGTCTGTAGCCCatgcttttcttctctttacACTATTTTAACACATCCAGGTAATTATTGTAATTGTGTAGAAACcaccattttcttttctctctgtatTCCCCAGATGCTGTTAAGCTCAAGTGTAATTTCACCTGGATGAGACCTACAAGCCTTCTGTCCAGCCATGGCCACTTCGGTCGATTCACCACTCAGAATACATGACCCGCAGAAAATCACCAGCAGACCTCTATTGAATCAGGCTCCCACGgcactgaaatgtgtttctACTTGAATACtaccttctgtttttttttttttttttttttttttttttactgtatgtgtgtgtgtgtgggggtgcggtggcgcagtgggttggaccgcagtcctgctctccagtgggtctggggttcgagtcccgcttggggtgccttgcgacggactggcgtcccgtcctgggtgtgtcccctccccctccggccttacgcccctgtgttcccgggtaggctccggttccccgtgaccccgtatgggacaagcggttctgaaaatgtgtgtgtgtgtgtgtgtgtgtgtatgtgtgtgtgtgtgggggtgcggtggcgcagtgggttggaccgcagtcctgctctccagtgggtctggggttcgagtcccgcttggggtgccttgcggcggactggcgtcccgtcctgggtgtgtcccctccccctctggccttacgccctgtgttaccgggtgggctccggttccccgtgaccccgtaagggacaagcggttctgaaagtgtgtgtgtgtgtgtgtgtgtgtgtgtccatggtGGATAATATGGAATTTATGCATTATCTtgacattaaatgtgaaattgaaACTGGCATTCTGTGCTCATATTCATGAACTGTGACGCAATTGGTGTTGCAATGAAGGTGTCCGGTCTGAGCGACACCCTTATAGCAATCTGCATCTGAACTATCTGGGCTGGTGAGGATTAAACTATATATGGGGCAATGAGAGACATGGTCATGCAACCCATGGATTTATAGTTTCTCTGGTTGCACTGATTGCTTCATGCACTGGAACTATTTATTTGTTACTCTGGAATTCACCTTGAACAGAAACAACCTATAAATGGATTAAACATATACGTACAGCTTTGCActgttccacaaacacttaACCATGCCAAAAAGAACCAGTCCAGTAAtagttaaatgttaatgtacacTCTTGATTCAGTGCcttataattaaataaacataCTTTTGAACATTGCACATGTGATGGACAGGCAACTGCTATGATGGACTGTCATGCTTTACTAGGACAAACCCTGACATCTCAAACCATGAAAGTAGATTTAAAGAAATTGCTGGGAACACGCATAGTCGAAAGCAAATGGTGATGATCATTACtatctctggagaaaagatCAGAAAGAGCAAAAACTCAAGGCTGACAGTAGACTGCAAGGGGCACCGGCTCACCTAAGCTGCCTACAAATGATCTGTTCAAACTAGCCCCGAGCTGCACCATTAAACAGCATGACTGCCCAGGTCGTCTTGCGCAATTTTAACAACCTGTTTGAGTGGTAGAGCCAGCTGAGCTTAATCATGACTGACAGAGAAACCTAGAGCACAACAGCAGAGATCACCATCTGCCTGCCAGACCAATACATCAAAAATAAGACAGGACAAAGGTTGCACCATCCTAGGGTGAAGGGCAGAACTGGAAATACTTTGTGAAGTCTCATAATTCACTCAATAACTATTGATCACAATTTGCCCTCTTACAGGGTCACAGTtattcagagcctatcctggaagcataatgTCCTAGGATAGGCAGGATACACACCAAATATTATACCAGtgcacagacacattttcagaaccacttgccccatacagggtcacagagaactggagcctacccggtaacacagggcataaggccagagggggaggggacacacccaggacgggacaccagtccgtcgcaaggcaccccaagcaggacttgaaccccagacccaccggagagcaggactgtggtccaacccactgcaccaccgagTTGAGTTGTTTAGTTCTGTACCATCTAGTCTAGTACAGAAGGGTGTTTGGAAGCCATGAACTCCAAAAAAACACCATCATTCATCAGAGAGATGCGGGCATGATCACCACTGCACTAGATGAGGAGTTTCTGTGATACAGGGCACAGAGTAATATCAACAACAGCAAATGTGTCGCACTGGCTGCGCTCCTAGCCCAGTCACTGCCACAGCGAGTTAGGGACCAGCTGGTCAGATCCTTAAGGAGAAGCCacagaaactggaaaaaactggGACACGACACTAGGACACTACACTCTGGATTCTAGAAGCTTTCTGATTGTAAAATGTTGACAAAAAGGCTGGATGTCGGTGCATCATCCTGTTTCTGGATGGAATCCATTTCACAAATGAACAAAAGACGTGGGTCCCAAGAAATCCTTCTGTTCCACCGGGGATTCCTGTTCAGCAGAATATGTCACATGTTCGAGTAGCCATCGGACAGTAAAATGTCAGCCTGTGGCACAGCTGCTGTCACACAAAGTGCTACTGGTTCTTCTTTAGAGATAGTAATGTCGTTGCTTTAAGCCTGCTTTACTTTCCACTGGGTGGTTTCACATGTTGTAGGCCAATATTGTGGAACTGATCAACGGTACAATGGACATATACGTCTGCCGATAAAAGTAACAGTTAGTTAACCTCCAGCATCTGTATTCATGTGGATACATTGCACACTGTGTTAATTTTCTGTTATAAAACCATTTGTGCTCCAGGGTTTGGACTGAACTCAGCATCTGTGAATTTAAAAGAGCAAGGATGGCACATGTTGCCAAGAAACGTACATTTCTTTTCtatgtataatgtatttattttctctgataGTTTGGCTGGATTTTTTTGGTAGTACTGATGGTTTAAGGGGATAATATATTCAAAAGGCTATTTAATCTTGtatctatttcttttttattgtgtcTAAATCGCAGACTTAATTTTTGTGATAAATTTGCAATGAACACATCTGCTCTTAAAAAGGATTTCTAGGAGCAGATTACAAGTTCGAGaacatgttttcaaaataattatgtttttcgTGTGTTTTCAGTGGTAATATACTTTGAGATATGCATCTGAATTCACTCTTAATGCTAAATTAATGAGATTAATTTGTGCTATATTATTATAGAACCAATGTAACAAAGAAACTATGTGTTATCTCCTCCCGTGATGGAGCCTCCACTTAAACatgatttattattctttacgATTACTAAATGGGATGATTCTGGCACACATATATTGTTAAATCTACTCCTAATTAAGAAACATAGCATAGTCAAAGCAGAGTCAGTGGTGTGGGTGCATGTTGATGTTTTCAGAATGGCATGCAATTATCCGGGGAAGTGATCTTTTTGTTCAACACAATGGGTGAACTCAAGCAAGTGCAGGAGAAAATGgttgaattaatgaaaaaggaaaactgaaaataaattacttgCCCAACATGTCTGATATTATGCGTTTAGTATTTCATGAAGTTGACTAAATTTAGCCAACCTCACATGACAAATTTTAAATTgccaattttattaaaatttgcttttcatGTTCATCTTTTCCTGTCTAATGGATAGTTAATGTTACACTAGGCCAGTTTGATGGGTGCTGATTCTGCTGAACCTgatcaatatacacacacattttcagaaccgcttgtcccttacagggccacggggaaccggagcctacccagcaacacagggtataaggccggagggggaaggggacacacccaggacgggacgccagtccgccgcaaggcaccccaagcgggattcaaaccccagacccactggagaggaggactgtgggccaacccactgcgccaccgcactcccctccCTGATCAATATATATTGTTCAAAATAGAAGTGACTCGATGTGTGAGAAACATTTGCTTGTTTCTCATTCAATGAAATGGCACACAGCGTCAAAAGTATACCTTTTATAAAAGCTTCATTTTACCACCTGGATGGGAGTAGGAACACTATCAAAGTACACAATAGTGTTAGCTATAGGAACTAACTTTCAGCATACTTATGTAGTACACAAGAGGaacaaatggataaaaaaacacataaaacacaaggAGTGATGACGAGCTGAAAGGCTGCAGAGTGTGTTGATTATTAACTTTTCTTTATTGCTTTAAATTGGATTTATTGCTTCCCTAATACTAGCATCACCCGGGGTTCCAGATGTAAAACCATTGCTAATGAAAAAGATACCTCAAAACATGTAGACACTGCAGTTCTTATGGAATTCACAACTACTGCAATAATTGTTGTGGCACGCAGGAGTGCGGACCATGCCCAGCTCCAGGGTGATCGGCTACACCTGAGTAAGACACAAGGCTCAAGAGCAGTAATGCTATGTAAATGGACTGAGATAGATAGGAAGAATTCACACTGTGTAATCACCTGTATAATTCCTGTGTGCCATAACATGCGCATTGTTACATATGTTCATGTTTGTCCATGTGTATGTATCGCCCATCAAAGATGTACAGTAATTCAGGTACATGCTTACCTGCCTTATCCACCATACCAATTTTTGCCACATTTCATAGACTGCTCCAGATGAGGTGCCAGCTTAACACGTGTCCCACAGCTTGATCATTTGCAGTTGTTTAATGACAGGTCAGTCGGTCATTTTAATGATTGGAACACCTGCGAAATACACCGCGGGTGGCTGGGCAGAAATTCATCAGTTTTGGCAGTCATATGCAGGGCCTGTCAGAAAACGAGATGTTCAGGAGAAAGCAATGTCAATAAAACTGCTTATTTATTACAATACTGAATATACACATTTCCTGcgtttacagcttttttcttccctcaaaTTGCTTAGTCCTTTAATATGAACAACtacaaaataaagtgtttatcatttaattttgctgaatGTTTCTTTTGTGCTTCACATCTTgatattaaaacaaactgagAGAGTATCTGTGCACAGAGGTTGCACATCTCAGAAGTCACTGAAATGGTTATTCAAGCAGTTGGCCATAATGTATATTGcaacgtatgtgtgtgtgatttggaaaaaaaaaaaaaaaaatctttaaaaagtagaatatcagttttttttttttttttttttttcgatgcCCCCCTTTTAAACATCTGTGAAACTGCAAGAACTGGAAAATACTCTTTGGATGGTTATGCtaataaaagcatttaaaaatagaCAACTGTAAAACTCATCAACTATTATGAGGAGGAGGACTTCAGCTTCAACTAATTCATTCTTACGACAATGCAGGTGTCAAAATGTAATGATTACGATCCAGCCCATCGGCTCACAAAACATTATCTGCAAACCACCAGTTGGCTTTTAAATTAGACAGTTGTGGCTATTGTTTATCATGTAGATTGATTTAATGGAACCACCTTATACCTTGCCACTCAGTGCACCTTAAGAGAAGTGCTTTTTTGCCCATTCCAATCAGGACAGTAGTTTTCTTTTCACAACTTAAACTGAGTCAGAGCAGAAACGTGCAACAgccaaaaaaatgcaatacttAGATATGTACAGCATGTCATTTTTTAACTTATACCAATAGACTACTGCACTATGTACAATGGAAAAATATAAGCAGTCACAACACAGCACATTGACAAAGATAAAAATTTAACTCTTttcagtttatatatattttttttacaagtaaTAGAAAGAATTTGGTCTACATAGTGCACCTTTTCCTGCTCAATATGTTTAATTACATTCAGTTATCAAAAACTGGAAGGCAGTTAAATAGAAAATGTATGTCTGATTTCAATgcaattttgacttttttctccCGGTTAATAGTGTTGCACTGTAGATTATTGTTATCACATCCAGCTGCCGTTCTTTTCTCTCAAAAGTAAGAGCCACATCATAAGCAACACCTGTATCCCTCGCCTGACGCAATCAACATCCACAGTTCTACTGTATGGCAGTCATTCATTTTGATACAGAGCAAAATAACAAGCTCCAGCTGTAGCTGTACTCCCACTCTGATACCAGCCATACTCTGGGCAACAGAGTGCACATTtcaaatcagaaaaaaacaataacaacaacaacagtaataataataataataataataataataataataataataataataatagaagcaGTAGTAGTTACTACTAAAGAGGGCATCAGCTCGATCAGAGAAAACACCCAAACTCATATCAGTCTGTCTGAAATGAGTGTCTGAACAGGTAGGCACATTTTAATGCGATCATTTTTAATGCTTGCCCTCTGTATggattttctctctctcgctctctctcacactctctctctccagcagTCCCTCAGCAGATGGATTTTTGCCATTGCAGCTCAGCAGAGGGTGTTAGATCTTCTACTGAGCACCCGGCTGGAACGAGCGGAACCTCTCGGTAACCCCCCTATTTtgtgattcaaaaaaaaaagaagaggcaCAAGAGGGGGGAAGCGGAGGAAGGGATGGAAGGTCGGTGTGAATTGCGTAAATTCTTCTGCGCTCCGTGATCGGCTGTGAAAATCTCTGCGCCGGGGCGTGATTTCAGCACCGCGGAGAGGGAATAGCACCCCCGAAAAGGCTCCGCGCCTCACGCAGCCAtggatttgtgaaaaaaaaaaaaaaaaaaaaatgcaaggtcAGTCTTCAACGAAGTAAAAACCACGATGCGCTGGCTTGCGCTGGGCTCTATTGCGTTTCACTCGTTTCATCGGAGTCCCTGACGAAAAACATTGGTTCAGTTTGATCGGTGCGGTGGGCAGTAGGGAGTGCGTGTCTGGAAacggggagctggaggaggagaaggggagaAGGGAGAAGGGAGAAGGGGGAACGGGAGGAATCACTGAGCGCTGTCTCCGCGCCTTACAGGGATGCTCCTGAAATCCCGCACGAAGACTTTCTTCTCCCGCTGATCGCGTTCACGTCTTGGAGTCGGGGATGAATCGCGTGCGTTGAAAAATGCTGCTTTGGATTGTGCTGTTGAAGGCGGCTCTCTGTGTTGCTACTGGAAATGTTACAAGGGACATTTGCAAAGAGCAGATCTGCTCGTGTAATGATATCGAGGGGGATCTGCACGTTGACTGCGAAAAGCGGAGCTTCACTAACCTGCACCATCTGAGCGGCCCCAGCTCTCAGTTCTACCACTTACTGCTGCATGGGAATTCTTTATCGAGACTATTCCCGAACGAGTTTGCCAACTTCTACAACGCCGTCAGCTTGCATTTGGAAAACAATGGCTTGCACGACATCGTTCCCGGAGCTTTCCTGGGACTGCAGCTCGTGAAGCGGCTGCACATAAACAACAACAAGATTCGCTCTTTCAAAAAAAACACCTTCCTGGGCTTGGACGACTTGGAATATCTACAGGCTGATTTCAATCTGCTAAGAGATATCGACCCGGCTGTGTTCAGGGACTTGAACAAACTCGAGGTTTTGATTTTGAACGACAACCTCATCAGCAAGCTGCCCGGCAATCTGTTCCAGAATGTGCCCATCACGCACCTGGACCTGCGTGGAAACCGCATTAAAACGTTGCCTTACGAGGGAATGCTGGAACACTTGCCGGGCATCGCGGAGGTTTTGCTGGAGGACAACCCGTGGGACTGCGACTGCGACCTCCTTCCCCTGAAGGAATGGCTGGACAGCATCCCACGCAACGCTCTCATCGGAAGGGTCGTTTGCGAAGCGCCGACGCGACTGCAGGGCAACGACCTGAACGAGACCTCCGAGATGGACCTCTGCCCCTCCGCGATCGGCGTGGACTCCAGTCTGGCGGCTCCCCCCACGCAGGACGAGACGGACTCCGGCTCCGTTTCCACGCCGCACAAAGTGAGAGCTGGCGACGGCTCCCCGAGCGCTGCGCCCAAGAAACAAAAGGGGCGCTACAAGTCGCGGGAAAACTGGCAGCTGAAAGCCAGACCCACGGCCACGGCGACCGTGAACGCGAGGATGGAGCAGGTCCTCAACGCCACCTGCCCGCGCTCGTGCGTCTGCAAGCTGCTCGAGCCCCGGCGCGGCGTGCGCGTCAATTGCGAGGGCAAGAAGATCGAGAGCGTGACGAACCTGAAACCCAGACCGCAGAACGTGCTCGAGCTGAACCTGAGGGACAACAATATCCATTCGGTGAAGAAGAGCTACTTCAGAGATTACCAAACCCTGATCCTCCTTGATTTAGGGGGCAACAATATAAGGACGATTGAAAATTGCACTTTTCAGAATCTGTCAGCTTTAAGATGGCTGTACATGGATAAGAACTACCTGGATACCCTAGGCGTGGAAATGTTTGTTGGATTGCAGAACCTGGAATATCTCAGTTTGGAATATAATGATATACAGATGGTGATGGCGGGGACATTCAATCCAATGCCCAACCTGAGGGTTTTGTTCCTCAATAATAATTTGCTCAAGTCTTTGCCCGTTGATGCTTTTAATGGGGTCTCGCTCTCAAGGATAAGTCTGCACAACAACTACTTCACGTTTCTCCCCGTGGCGGGGGTGCTGGACCAGCTCACCTCGATCATCCAGATCGATCTCCATGGAAATCCCTGGGAATGTTCATGCAACATCGTACCCTTTAAGCAATGGACAGAGAAGATTGGCCCAGATGTCATTGTGAGTGACCTAAAATGTGAGTCCCCAGAAGAGTTTTGGAAGAAAGACTTCAGACTCCTACCGAATGACCTGCTGTGCCCGCAGCTTTACGAAAAAACACTCACAACTTCTCTGTCTAAGAACATCACCTTCACTGCAGACACAGCCACCAGGTCCAACTCCTACCTGGAGCCCAGCAGGGTCTCCATCTCTGTCTTGGTACCCGGATTGCTGCTGGTTTTTGTCACGTCTGCTTTCACCGTCGTTGGGATGCTCGTGTTTATCCTGAGGAATCGCAAGAGATCAAAGAGAAGAGAGGGCAACTCCTCTGCATCCGAGATAAACTCCTTGCAGACGGTTTGCGACTCGTCATACTGGCATAACGGGCCTTACCGCACAGACGGACCCCACAGGGCCTTCGACTGTGCAACCCACTCCCTTTCTGACTAGTATGCTCAGAATgcattaaagattaaaaatcataataataagaataataataataataatcaaacaCAAATCGCACTCCTTAGTCTTTCAAAGGCGAATATCCTAAGCTTATCATTCTCTTTTTATGAGACATGCACTATTTATGATTGCATCCACAGAGTGTGGTG is a window of Scleropages formosus chromosome 14, fSclFor1.1, whole genome shotgun sequence DNA encoding:
- the LOC108942612 gene encoding SLIT and NTRK-like protein 1, which codes for MLLWIVLLKAALCVATGNVTRDICKEQICSCNDIEGDLHVDCEKRSFTNLHHLSGPSSQFYHLLLHGNSLSRLFPNEFANFYNAVSLHLENNGLHDIVPGAFLGLQLVKRLHINNNKIRSFKKNTFLGLDDLEYLQADFNLLRDIDPAVFRDLNKLEVLILNDNLISKLPGNLFQNVPITHLDLRGNRIKTLPYEGMLEHLPGIAEVLLEDNPWDCDCDLLPLKEWLDSIPRNALIGRVVCEAPTRLQGNDLNETSEMDLCPSAIGVDSSLAAPPTQDETDSGSVSTPHKVRAGDGSPSAAPKKQKGRYKSRENWQLKARPTATATVNARMEQVLNATCPRSCVCKLLEPRRGVRVNCEGKKIESVTNLKPRPQNVLELNLRDNNIHSVKKSYFRDYQTLILLDLGGNNIRTIENCTFQNLSALRWLYMDKNYLDTLGVEMFVGLQNLEYLSLEYNDIQMVMAGTFNPMPNLRVLFLNNNLLKSLPVDAFNGVSLSRISLHNNYFTFLPVAGVLDQLTSIIQIDLHGNPWECSCNIVPFKQWTEKIGPDVIVSDLKCESPEEFWKKDFRLLPNDLLCPQLYEKTLTTSLSKNITFTADTATRSNSYLEPSRVSISVLVPGLLLVFVTSAFTVVGMLVFILRNRKRSKRREGNSSASEINSLQTVCDSSYWHNGPYRTDGPHRAFDCATHSLSD